The window TTCACGAGACGGCCTCCGTCGGCTGCTGCTCGGGCATAGTCGAGAGGTGCTCGTGCACCGCGACGAGTCGGTCGCCCTCGACGCGGAAGATGATGGACTCGCGTTCCGTGTATGCAGCCGTCGTGCCGTCGCCGTTGTCCACTCGGGTGCGCACGGTGTGGCTGAACACGGCCAGTCCTGGCGACGCCTGCACGAGTTGCTCGCGCGAGCTGCACTCGAGCACTCGCCAGCCGGTGTCGATCCAGCCCGCCCAGAGGGTTCGGTACTCGTCGAGCGTGTCGAGTCGGGTGGGTTCGGGGTGGAACACGAAACTCGCGTCGGGGGCGAACGCCGCGAAGTAGCGGTCGCCGTCGTTGGCCCGGAAGGCGTCGACGATGGCGTCGGCGGCGTCGCGGACCTCCTCCGGGTTCGGAGTGCGGGTCGACGTCATGTGGCTTCCTCTGGTCGAGTTCGGCACCGCTGAGGTGACCGGACAAGAAATCTTCGGGGGCTTCGGCTCGATGATGCGCGGGGCGCTGCGGAGGCTCGGCTCATCGGCCTGATTCGTGTGGTCGACGTCCTCGTCGGCCGGTTCGCTCACCCGCCGGGCAGGCGATGGGGTGATGGACGTCCTTGTCCGGGTTCTCGGGCGGGGCGACGGCGCACTCGCGTCGTCGCCCCGGCGAGTTCGGGGGCGCGGGGAGAGCGCGCTCACGAGTTCGTACACGACGTGCGACGCGGCGACCGCCGTGAGCTGGGCGTGATCGTAGGGCGGAGAGACCTCGACGACGTCGGCGCCGACGATGTTCAGCTCGGCGAGGGAGCGGATGATCTTCAGCAGTTCGCGGCTGGTGAGTCCTCCTGCCTCCGGTGTTCCTGTTCCGGGTGCGTGTGCC is drawn from Pseudoclavibacter chungangensis and contains these coding sequences:
- a CDS encoding YybH family protein, giving the protein MTSTRTPNPEEVRDAADAIVDAFRANDGDRYFAAFAPDASFVFHPEPTRLDTLDEYRTLWAGWIDTGWRVLECSSREQLVQASPGLAVFSHTVRTRVDNGDGTTAAYTERESIIFRVEGDRLVAVHEHLSTMPEQQPTEAVS